The following is a genomic window from Amyelois transitella isolate CPQ chromosome 23, ilAmyTran1.1, whole genome shotgun sequence.
TGAACATTAGTCTTGATGACCTTGATAATCAGTTTAATGGAATTTATACAATTAAGAGATGACTGATGAATCTTTATCAGGTTAATTGGagaaattcaaatttgttGTTACCGCCAAATAATGCAAGTCATACGATTGAATAAGAAGATTTTCTCAAGACTTCTGATAACAAGATGGacaagaagaaaatatatcCTAATTTTTTTCGTAATATTCTTATGTTTTCTTTCAAGTTTTTATACAATCATACTCGTAAGATCTAGTACGATACTAAGTACTCATAAGAGTAACCTTTCATACGTGGTGGTGCATTTGGATTTCAAGAGAACTCCATTAAAATTGGATTATCTGAAACGGCTGCTATATGAGTTAAAGAATCATGGTGCAACTGCGCTTTTGCTAGAATATGAAGATATGTTTCCGTACGAGGGAGAGCTGATTAGTTTGAGAAGCAAACATTATTATACCAAAAAAGAGGTAAATTAAGTTTGAATAGTAGTAAATATCGTCATATCGTCAATCATGATCGATCCAGTActggttaggttcccctgcaaaggttggaGGCGGTGGAGGTCAGGTGGGAGTCGCGTCgtgcaaaaacctgactcatctaATTCAGGATACATGGTCATAGGcactctccagagtggtgaggatacaACCGCGACTAAAGCCAAACAGAAGAAGAAGTAATAAATATCATCATCATAGAGTGTTATTTTTCTTGTCATGTCTCTCTCCACATCTTAATACTAATAAGAAGCTGttgtttatttcatattttttgtcttttatgtACAGCTTAAACAATTTCTAGAACATTCAAATGCATTGGGTCTAGAGATAATTCCACTAATCCAAACCTTTGGTCACCTCGAATTTGTATTGAAGCACAACAAATTTAGACACCTCAGAGAAAACTTTGCGTACATTGACTCGCTTTGCCCCAGCAAGAAGGAAAGTAGAAGATTAATCAAAAACTTGCTGTTTCAggtattttttcatttcaatttcaattttataacctTTTGATGATTGAACctatggtacatacatacatattgtcacgtctatatcccttgcggggtaggcagagccaacagtcttgaaaagactgaatggcctcgttcagctatttggctttatgatgatataaatagtgacaggttgctagcccatcgtttaaaaaaaagaattccaattttgtaaacctatcccttagtcgccttttacgacatccatgggaaagagatggagtggtcctattattttttcattggtgccgggaaccacacggcactaatgaaaaagttttgatatatttagctaaatgacttaatgatataattgtgATTAAGAAAGATTGTTAACCCATTGCCTTTcttgaaacattttattttggatataaacgtgaacAAAAGACCTTTAGATCAAAAGTCTTTTGAGATTGAATGtagaatttattatagaaatgaTAATggtgaaaatttattcaattgtAATCGAAATCTTTTACAGGTTATAGAGTTCCATAAAAGCATTACTCCATTAAAACACTTTCACGTTGGTTGCGACGAAGTGTACAATATGAATTCTTGTAAAAATTGTGTGGAACGAAATCTAACCAAgttgtaagtacttatctaTATTGCATcaacaacattttataaacaacattACTACTAAAAACAATTTACCTTATTCTAGTTGTGTTAATGGAGAAACTGGAACAAAACATGTAGCTTGTTGGCTCCCTTTTTCTTTACTGTACTGTACTTTTATGTCTATCATCAAATATTTCAGAGAAATCTACTTGGACCACATTCAAACAGTCACTAACATGGTGAAGGACTTTTCTCCAGGAACGACCGTACTTATATGGGATGATATGCTTAGAACAGTATCACTTACTAATTGGAACATCAATACTAATATTCCAGTAGAACTGGTTTATTGGAACTACGAAAAATCCTTTCAAGTATCGCATGTTAACCTTATGAAATATCATAAAACATTTCCAAACATTTGGATCGCAACAGCATACAAGGGCGCTGATGGTATTGAAAGTGTTCTTCCGAACGTTGAAAAAAGATTCTTGAACCATTTTACTTGGCTGCAAGAAATTTATGACTATACATTTGGAGGTGAGAAAGAAGTGTTTAATTTCAAaggcattattttaacaggcTGGTCCAGATACTTTCACTTAGCGCCGTCTTGCGATCTTTTACCTGCGTCAATACCAAGTctcatattaaatttgttattagtCAAAGATTTCATCACAGGTGATTTCACGAGTGCTGTAAAAACTAAATGgttctttaaattaaatgatccATCTGGTTACTTTCATGAATATTTGAATCATAAACTGGAAAAGTCACTTCAGTGTGAAAGTGTCGAGGTTTCATTTagtaactttaataataaactagtagattttgataatttacttCTTAGTAACTGCAATTTTGAAGAATGGAAATTTTACGAACATTTGAAGCAATATTTAGAACTTAATTCCAATGTTGTTACCTCACACAAAGTATCAAAGTACATACAGAGAAATAAAGTCATTAATGGAGAAAATGAAAGTAGTTGGTGCAAAGATGTTTCGAACCAAGTAATTGAAATAAACGCTTCATTAACAAATACCATGAATAAGTACTATGAAACTGACTTTATTGTTGAATATGTTTCTGATAAAATATCGTATCTAACGAAAACTATTGTAAAAAGCTGtggtattttatataacacCTAAGTTAgggcttttattatttatttcaataagtaTGCTTTTTTTACTGTATTTTGATGTGTATTGCTGATGTTTTTTAGATGAAATGGGAATAGTGGAAAGTATCTTGATCAATTGGGCGACATTCTGACTAGTCATCAGTCAATAAAaggtataaaagaaataataatacactTATTAAAGGTCGCATACTCAAtgactttataataaacattaatatcCCAAATATTTCACCAAATATGCAGCCTGCTGTACGTATTTATCTGATCAGGACATAAGGAGCCCGTTAATTAAATTCCTTCTAAGGTCCCAGACTTCCATTAAACCACAATGgttcgaaaaaaatattattggacATCATTGTAAaacaatgatttaaaaaaataaagcagttgattaaatcaaaataagagtagaaattttattgtaacttaACTATGTACACTTGAAACCAATAAGTGTAAATCATAAGTCTATGACAATgttgttaaagaaataaaaa
Proteins encoded in this region:
- the LOC106130639 gene encoding hexosaminidase D-like; its protein translation is MQVIRLNKKIFSRLLITRWTRRKYILIFFVIFLCFLSSFYTIILVRSSTILSTHKSNLSYVVVHLDFKRTPLKLDYLKRLLYELKNHGATALLLEYEDMFPYEGELISLRSKHYYTKKELKQFLEHSNALGLEIIPLIQTFGHLEFVLKHNKFRHLRENFAYIDSLCPSKKESRRLIKNLLFQVIEFHKSITPLKHFHVGCDEVYNMNSCKNCVERNLTKLEIYLDHIQTVTNMVKDFSPGTTVLIWDDMLRTVSLTNWNINTNIPVELVYWNYEKSFQVSHVNLMKYHKTFPNIWIATAYKGADGIESVLPNVEKRFLNHFTWLQEIYDYTFGGEKEVFNFKGIILTGWSRYFHLAPSCDLLPASIPSLILNLLLVKDFITGDFTSAVKTKWFFKLNDPSGYFHEYLNHKLEKSLQCESVEVSFSNFNNKLVDFDNLLLSNCNFEEWKFYEHLKQYLELNSNVVTSHKVSKYIQRNKVINGENESSWCKDVSNQVIEINASLTNTMNKYYETDFIVEYVSDKISYLTKTIVKSCGILYNT